One window of Siniperca chuatsi isolate FFG_IHB_CAS linkage group LG15, ASM2008510v1, whole genome shotgun sequence genomic DNA carries:
- the LOC122861331 gene encoding coiled-coil domain-containing protein 9B isoform X7: MALQSRKGKADDLTITISKSTSDNRVVVTKPFSGSSPTGKGQQEAGPDRGEEGPPQGAGRGHRKQLLVTMAGKKGKRVVSERPEKRPGPVDVKNPTDDGQARRVESAGRGQPHHMIKRDTAAQAEEDKQGQRHTEEHHRLSEQCEEPESPQASTDLNIPTSKEEQGEYLRWKKEREQIDRERVARHKNAKGQWRRAWDMDKTENMFSDKSLPDRDWGPSSRGGRNARRGQSRAGSDSRGHEKRGKDKGAKNVLVMSSKAKGIDRLTGRARRWKANEEGENLQTSDTTLEEFLEELDAFTDAEVEDQKDMGSKMKLAPSPDSLSTSEEVSGSTAPESAAPLREDTPTQGKAEASSPLGLEKKVRFSEELVQGAHTRQTTGSQDSASSESRSLSSLKASSPKKTPDEVQGPQQPLESAKQDHSSPQDQGGGPSTPPVAQQQASEIECTKKDSNPPTAHSTPSLEKACASLQESSVQPVELAKCNISNTNTEELIDSGLSVLSLESGETHPTHSTSSDKAREHGKIV; the protein is encoded by the exons ATGGCGCTGCAGAGCCGCAAAGGCAAAGCTGATGATCTTACCATCACAATCAGCAAGTCCACCAGT GATAATCGTGTGGTGGTGACGAAGCCATTTAGTGGTAGTTCACCAACTGGGAAAGGACAACAGGAAGCCGGCCCCGACAGGGGGGAAGAAGGCCCTCCACAGGGTGCTGGCCGAGGCCACAGGAAGCAGCTACTGGTCACCATGGCTGGCAAAAAG GGTAAGAGGGTGGTGAGTGAGAGGCCAGAGAAGAGGCCGGGCCCTGTGGACGTCAAGAACCCTACAGATGACGGACAGGCGAGGCGGGTGGAGTCAGCGGGGAGGGGACAGCCACATCACATGATTAAGAGAGACACAGCAGCACAG GCTGAGGAGGATAAACAAGGGCAGAGGCACACTGAGGAGCATCACAGGCTTTCAGAGCAATGCGAG GAGCCCGAGAGCCCGCAGGCCAGCACAGACCTCAACATCCCCACATCGAAAGAGGAGCAGGGGGAGTATCTGCGATGGAAGAAGGAGCGCGAACAGATCGACAGGGAGAGAGTGGCGCGCCACAAAAACGCCAAGGGCCAGTGGAGACGGGCTTGGGACATGGACAAAACCGAGAACAT GTTTTCAGACAAATCCCTCCCTGACAGAGACTGGGGGCCTTCCAGCAGAG gTGGACGAAATGCTAGAAGAGGACAATCCAGGGCAGGCTCTGACTCAAGAG GTCATGAGAAGCGAGGCAAAGACAAGGGAGCTAAAAACGTGCTAGTGATGAGCAGTAAAGCAAAAGGCATAGATCGTCTGACTGGAAGAGCCAGGAG ATGGAAGGCAAATGAAGAAGGAGAGAACCTACAG ACTTCTGACACAACATTAGAGGAATTCTTGGAGGAACTCGATGCCTTTACAGATGCGGAGGTAGAAGATCAGAAAGATATGGGCTCAAAAATGAAGCTGGCGCCCAGCCCTGATTCACTGAGTACATCTGAGGAAGTGAGTGGATCCACAGCTCCTGAGTCAGCTGCTCCCCTGAGAGAGGACACCCCCACTCAGGGGAAAGCAGAGGCCTCGTCCCCTCTGGGTTTGGAGAAGAAAGTGCGCTTCTCAGAGGAACTCGTCCAGGGGGCTCATACAAGGCAAACCACAGGCTCTCAGGACTCTGCCAGCTCAGAATCAAGAAGTCTGAGCTCCTTAAAAGCTTCCTCGCCTAAAAAGACCCCAGACGAAGTGCAGGGGCCACAGCAACCTCTCGAAAGTGCCAAGCAGGATCATAGTAGTCCTCAGGATCAGGGAGGTGGTCCGTCTACTCCTCCTGTTGCCCAGCAGCAGGCCTCTGAAATTGAATGTACTAAAAAAGACAGCAACCCCCCCACAGCTCACAGCACCCCCTCCCTTGAAAAAGCCTGTGCCTCTCTACAGGAGAGCTCTGTCCAGCCTGTAGAGCTTGCCAAGtgcaacatcagcaacacaaacacag AGGAACTAATAGACTCCGGTCTGTCTGTCCTGAGCCTGGAGTCAGGAGAAACACACCCAACACACTCCACCAGCAGTGACAAG GCAAGAGAGCATGGGAAgattgtttga